The segment GAGAAGTCGCACTTGTACCGCATCGCTCGCCTATTTCTGAGTCCAATATTCTTTATTACAATACATTGTTTGACGAAAACGCATCGAATCATTTAGCGATTGGAAGCGCGTATGCTTTCTGCATTAAAGGTGGAAAAACAATGTCCAGCGAAGAATTGGCTGCTGCAGGCTTGAACGAAAGTATTACACATGTCGACTTCATGATTGGGTCTGATAAAATGGATATCGATGGCATTACAGCAGACGGAAAAACAGAAGCTGTCTTCCGCAATGGAGACTGGGCTTTCTAATAACCAAAACAACCCTGGGAGATAAGTCTGCCAGGGTTGTTATTTTATTTACTGTCTTTTTTTACAAGCTGAATTTGCTCTAATTGCTGACTGCTGTCCAAAATGAATTTCATTTCATAATGGTTAGCAGTATAAGTAGCAATGTAGCCATCATGCTCCTTGTTTGCTGAAAATGTATCCGGCTTGCCTAATATCTCATTGATTATAGACATATTTATTTTAAGGCGCATGCCAGGAATCGTGATCGAAGTTACCTGCTTTGTCTTACCATCATAGTAGTATGTGACCTCCGGGTAAGTTACCATCATTGTTCCATCACTTTGCTTCGTATCTGTATACTCTTTATTCGACTTTGTTATTTCGCTTATGCTTGTACCAATTGGATACTGGCTGCCTAACAGCATCCCCTGTTCAGCAATTGTTAAAGCATCTTTTGAGAGAGTAAGATTTTTAAATGGCAAATAGTACTCTTCCTCCTCAAGCCATCTCTCCATTTCCTTTTCTTTATCAATATAAGTTGTGTCCGTCTCTTTAAGCTGCAGACGCTCTGAACTCAACGTCCATGTAGTCACTTCATACAAATCGGAATTCTTTTTTTCTGCAGTCTGCAGATAGTTTTGCTGGATACTTTTAATTTTGCGCTTTAATACTGGAATTTCCTTCTTAGTAAGAGACGTAAGCTCTCCGTCCTTCATCACATACAGTGATGCAACAGTATTATCCTTTGCCTTTGTTTGATAGACTGCAATAATACTATGCTTATTGACGGTGTATGTGCTGATATTTTTATTTTTTATATTAAATACGAGCGGATCCCGCAGTTTAATCGCTTGTTTAAGCTCTTTTTTATCATCTTCTGACTCTGCCGTTAAATAAAGAGAAAATTCCCCTTCTACAATAGAATCATCTTTATCTCCGAGAAAGCTATCCTCTTTAAGTGGATATTTCTCCGTTTCATCGCCAACTAAATATGCTTCGTATACTTCATTATCCTCCTTAAGAGTTAAAGAGGATATTGCATTTTCCATGATCCACTCTACCTGTGTTTCAGCAAGTTTCGCCGAAGCCTCATTCTCATCGGTCTTTTTTGAACTTAGTTGAATTGCCCCCACGACAACCAAAACAGCACATAATAAAAGCATGCCAATATATATATATAGTTTCATTATATTCTCCTGATTATAAAAACACGTAATTTGCCTATCTTTTTAAGCGTACTTATTAATATTAACAAAATGGCTAGTTTTCTACAAATCAAGGTTTTTCCAGTTTTCGCTTACTTATTATTTGGAAAAATCAGCATAAGGCAGCAGCCCTTTTTGGACTGGCTCCTTTTTATGTTATTCTATAGTTAGTTCTGGTCAGAAAAACGATATATGGAAAGGGTTGATATTTTATGTATCAATATCATCTTGCCATCACCGGAAAGGTTCAAGGCGTAGGCTTTCGCTACTTTGTACAAATGAAGGCAATGGAATATAATGTTCACGGCTGGGTCAAAAACAGAGACAACGGTTCTGTTGAAGCCGTCATTTCAGGACCAAAAGAAACGCTTGATTTATTTATTGCTGACATCAAAAAGGGAAACAGATTTGCCGCAGTACAGAATGTGGAAGTCGCTGAGCAGCAAGCCGAGACGTTTCGCTCATTCAGTATTCGTTACTGATTCTAGTTTAGAAGCAACAAAAATTAGTTTGATTAAAGTTAGGAGTTTTAGTATGTGGAAAGAATTTAAAGCCTTTGCTGTCAAAGGCAATGTCATCGATCTAGCAATCGGTGTAATTATTGGCGGGGCATTCAGCAAAATTGTCAGCTCCCTTGTGAATGATATTATCATGCCGATAGTCGGAGTTCTCCTTGGGGGTGTTAATTTAACAAGCCTTAAATTAACCTACGGCAAGGCAACTGTCCTTTATGGACAATTTATCCAAACAATATTAGACTTTTTTATTGTCGCCTTTTCTATCTTTATGGTTATCAAGCTGATTACCAAGTTCAAAAAGAAAAAAGAAGCAGAAATTGTCGAAGAAAAAGCACCTTCCATTGATGCTAAGGAAGAATTATTGATGGAAATTCGCGATCTTTTGAAAAAAGACCATGTCAGACAAGAAGAAAATTAATTTATTTTGAAACATTAACTATGTTTCATACGTAAAGAGATTAAAATATAAACAATGGAGTGACTTTATGTACGCGCATAGTGTTAACACAAATCATCTACCTGCTGTTTTAAGAGCATTTGCCTTATCCTTAGGGATTGCAACTGTTGGAACATTAGCAGGTAACTTTATTCCAGCTTCACTCTTTTTACCATTAGCAATATTAGAGGTTGTGATGCTTGTTATTGCCTTCTTTCTTAGAAGAGGGAAATCAATGTCCTATTCCTTCCTTTATGCCTTTACGTTTATTTCGGGAATAACGACATATCCAATCGTTTCCCATTATATATCCACTATCGGCGCTAATGTCGTCATAATGGCTTTAGGAACAACAACAGTCGTATTTGCTGGACTTGCAATATTTGCAACGACAACAAAACGTGACCTTTCCTTCCTCGGCGGAATGCTAATGGCAGCATTACTTGCCTTGATTGTGATCTCTATATTTAATATTTTCTGGCCTTTAGGCACCACTGCCATGCTTGTCTACTCCTTTATCGGAGTGCTTGTGTTCAGCGGATATGTACTTTTTGACTTTAACCGTATGAAGCATTACGGAGTGTCAGCAGAGCAGGTACCATTAATGGCTTTAAACCTTTATCTAGACTTTGTGAACCTGTTCATCAACATCTTAAGAATCTTTGGAATCCTTTCAAGTAAGGATTAACCTAAATGCTGCCTGTTAACTCAGGCAGCATTTGTTATTTCAGCAATCTTCCTTTCACATGGCGAATGAATTCGGCTGGATCATCCTTAATAATAAACGAGAAAACTCCTTTATTTGTGTGCAAGTACAGCATTTGATAAAGATTATTTGTTTTTTTTACAGATATGTCATAAACAATCTCTAACTGAAAAACAGTTTCCTCAGCCATAATTCTGTCACTGCAAAGAATCAGGCTTTGTTTTATCTCTTGGACGACCTGCCTATTAAATTCAATCCTTCTTGTGACAACATAATAAGCCAGTTCTGCCATTATTACCTCCTGCTCATTTATGCATATTGTCTGTCAATAATGAATCATAAATACTTGTTAGTAAGTACATTCCTTTTTTTATGTCTTGTTCATTTAGAAAGGAATAGCTGAGTCTTATATATGGAATATCCCGTTCTAAAGGGTCACAAATCTGCCCAGGAACATAAGAGACAGAGTTTGCAAGCGCCATAGCCTTAAGCTTGTTTTTATCTATTGTCTCGTCTATATGCACCCAAAGATTCAGCCCACCCCCAGGACTATCCCATTGGAAGGAATGGTCCTGAAGTGCCTCTTCCATCTTTTCCTTCCTTATCTGCAATGCTATTCTCAGCTTTTCCATATGTGTACGCACCCTGTCAGATGTTAGATAAAACAAAAAGGCTTTCTGGCTTAGCAGCGGTGTCCCATTATCAGCAAGTGCCTTTCCTTTAATCAGCCATTTCATCAGACTTGGATGTGCCACCATTGCACAAATTCTTAATCCTGGAGCCATATATTTGCAGAAACTTCGCAAGTAAATAATATACCCACCCGTATCATAGGAGTAAATAGGCGGTGGCGGAGTTTCGTGAAAGTAGATTTCACGGAAGGCATCATCCTCGAGAATGATACATTGATATTTTTCAGCAAGCTCTGCCAGCTGTTTTCGCTGCTCAACTGGCACAGTATAGCCTGTAGGATTCTGATATGTCGGATTTGTGTAAAACAGCTTTGGCTTATACTTCTTCATAAAGTATTCCACTTCTTCTAGACAAAAACCTGCTGCTGTTATAGACACAGGTATAAGTTTTGCCCCTCTGTTTGCGAATATATCAGCCGCACCACTGTAAGTCGGGCTTTCTATCAGCACATAATCGTGTGCTTGAACAAATACCTTGGCAATGATATCAATCCCTTGCTGTGCTCCAGATGTGATTACTATTGATTCCTCTGGTATGTATAAACGGTCGTACTTTTGAAAGTAGGCTGACATACCTGCTATTAGCTCTTCATCACCTTTAACATTTGCATAAGTTCCAAGCAAAAGCGGATATTTTTCAAAAATCTCCTTAGCATGCTGAGAAAGGTACCTATTAGGCAATAATGTCGGATCAACAACGGATGCTGAAAATTTATAAGTGACTGGCTCACGATGGATATCGGAGAGATGACTGTTATGAATATAAGAACGAATTGCTGGCTGCTCCTCTGATATATTGCTTATATGGTCACTATCTTTTCTGTAATAGCCTGTTTTATCCTTTGCATAAACATGCCCTTGCTCTTTTAAAAGCTGGTATGCCTTCAAGATAGTCAAACGATGAACACCAAGAAGCTCGGCAAGGCTTCGTACAGAAGGAAGCCTTTTATCTTTTGGCCACTCCCCTGTTTGGATACGTGTTAGCATATATTCATATACTTGCTTGTAAAGTGCCGTTTGTTCAGATTTCATAACCAT is part of the Niallia taxi genome and harbors:
- a CDS encoding Bax inhibitor-1/YccA family protein; the protein is MYAHSVNTNHLPAVLRAFALSLGIATVGTLAGNFIPASLFLPLAILEVVMLVIAFFLRRGKSMSYSFLYAFTFISGITTYPIVSHYISTIGANVVIMALGTTTVVFAGLAIFATTTKRDLSFLGGMLMAALLALIVISIFNIFWPLGTTAMLVYSFIGVLVFSGYVLFDFNRMKHYGVSAEQVPLMALNLYLDFVNLFINILRIFGILSSKD
- a CDS encoding acylphosphatase — its product is MYQYHLAITGKVQGVGFRYFVQMKAMEYNVHGWVKNRDNGSVEAVISGPKETLDLFIADIKKGNRFAAVQNVEVAEQQAETFRSFSIRY
- the mscL gene encoding large conductance mechanosensitive channel protein MscL, encoding MWKEFKAFAVKGNVIDLAIGVIIGGAFSKIVSSLVNDIIMPIVGVLLGGVNLTSLKLTYGKATVLYGQFIQTILDFFIVAFSIFMVIKLITKFKKKKEAEIVEEKAPSIDAKEELLMEIRDLLKKDHVRQEEN
- a CDS encoding aminotransferase-like domain-containing protein, giving the protein MVMKSEQTALYKQVYEYMLTRIQTGEWPKDKRLPSVRSLAELLGVHRLTILKAYQLLKEQGHVYAKDKTGYYRKDSDHISNISEEQPAIRSYIHNSHLSDIHREPVTYKFSASVVDPTLLPNRYLSQHAKEIFEKYPLLLGTYANVKGDEELIAGMSAYFQKYDRLYIPEESIVITSGAQQGIDIIAKVFVQAHDYVLIESPTYSGAADIFANRGAKLIPVSITAAGFCLEEVEYFMKKYKPKLFYTNPTYQNPTGYTVPVEQRKQLAELAEKYQCIILEDDAFREIYFHETPPPPIYSYDTGGYIIYLRSFCKYMAPGLRICAMVAHPSLMKWLIKGKALADNGTPLLSQKAFLFYLTSDRVRTHMEKLRIALQIRKEKMEEALQDHSFQWDSPGGGLNLWVHIDETIDKNKLKAMALANSVSYVPGQICDPLERDIPYIRLSYSFLNEQDIKKGMYLLTSIYDSLLTDNMHK
- a CDS encoding DUF4309 domain-containing protein → MKLYIYIGMLLLCAVLVVVGAIQLSSKKTDENEASAKLAETQVEWIMENAISSLTLKEDNEVYEAYLVGDETEKYPLKEDSFLGDKDDSIVEGEFSLYLTAESEDDKKELKQAIKLRDPLVFNIKNKNISTYTVNKHSIIAVYQTKAKDNTVASLYVMKDGELTSLTKKEIPVLKRKIKSIQQNYLQTAEKKNSDLYEVTTWTLSSERLQLKETDTTYIDKEKEMERWLEEEEYYLPFKNLTLSKDALTIAEQGMLLGSQYPIGTSISEITKSNKEYTDTKQSDGTMMVTYPEVTYYYDGKTKQVTSITIPGMRLKINMSIINEILGKPDTFSANKEHDGYIATYTANHYEMKFILDSSQQLEQIQLVKKDSK